TTTTCTAGTCAACAGTTTTATCTAATGATTAAAATGGCATTTAGGTCGCGCTAACATTTGTGTTAGTATCATAGACAAGTTTGTCGATGTTATGTACTAAATCAGGTAATTTTTGAAATCATTGGCGCAAATTTTCTGCCATTTTCAGTCAAAGCAATTTTAATTTTGTTTTCTTTCATTGTTGATTCAACTTAATTCCTACTGTTTTAGAACATCATGGTACAGAACCTTGTTTTTGTACGGGACAATCACACATTAATTTATTTATTTCTAAAATGACAAAAATAATATCAATAGGAACAAATGTTTCAAGATTCATACCAAGGACTTAATACATAACAGGACAACGCTATATCCTGCCTAGAAAAGAATACAAAACAATTAGCGTAAAACTGAAAACTTTTATGAGATTTATCAAAGCTGTAAAAGATGCGCGCAAAAAAAATTCTGCCATGACTAATACTGAATTCCTTGATTATCTTCTTGATCTTGGGTCTGCATGATTTGCGTTAAATGAATACTACATTACAGAAACTATTCAAGTATTGTTTTTAAACAACTGGACAGGTATTTTTTATTGGATTACCTACAATTATCCCGCTAATAGAGCCACCACATGAATCTGTGATGCTACCAGAATTGGTGATCGGAGCGCTGTTGATGACTAGCGCAGAGTTGGTCATTATTCCGCTGTTAGTAATAGGACCGCTGTTAGTAATAGGACCGCTGTTAGTAACAGTACCAGAGGTAGTCAAGATACCAGAATTAGTGACAAGACCTGTTGCTGTGTTGACTATGACACCTGTAGCACTGTTGTCAATAGGACCGCTGCTTACAAGTGCACCAGAGTTGGTGATTGTACCACTGTTGATTATATTGAGACTGTTTGTAACTGTGCCTCCTAGTGCATTGGTTAGTTTACCAGAGGTTGGTAACGTGATGGCACCAGATGTGGTGATTATACCTGCATTGTTATTTGTTATAATGCCATTGTCTGTAATGACACCTGTTGGACCGTTGGTGAGTGTGCCACTATTTGTCATAGTGCCAGAGTTGGTTACAGGTCCGCTGTTGGTGATTGTGCCCAAGTTTGTTATTGTACCAGTAAGAGTGTTTGTGATAAGTCCACTGCTTGTAATAGTACCTGTTAGACCGTTTGTTACAGGACCGTTATTTGTTATAGTACCAGATGATGTAATGGTTCCAGTGTTGCTAAATGTATTTGTTGTAGTTAAAATGCCAGTTGGACCAACTGTAATGGTACCAGTGTTGATTATAGGTCCGCTGTTGGTGATTGTACCCAAGTCTGTGATAAGTCCCGTGTTGCTAAGAACAACATTAGATGCAATAACTAGTGTGTTACCAGAATTAATTGTCAATGTAGAGACTGTACATGTTGTAGTTGCAACAGTCCAAACTCCGCCTAATGTTTGACATGATGTTTGATCAGATAGTGTAATAATTCCTGGAGTAATTGTTGGTGGTGGTATCACGGCAACTACGTTGACAGTTCTAGTTACTTGAATTGCATGATTTCCTGCAGGGTCTACTGCGTTATAGGTTACCAAGTATGAACCTACTATACTCGTATTAACTGCACTTGAGTTTATTGTTGCAACTAGTCCGACATTGTCTGGATCAGATACAGTAGCACCCAACTCGGTATAGACGCCTCCGACTACAATAATTTGAGGATTAGCACCTATCAAAGTGATTACAGGTGGTGTGGTATCTGGTGGTGTGATAGCTGCTGGAGCTGTGATTATAGCAGAAGCTCCTGTAGTAACTGCACCGTTTGACAAGATTCTTCCATTCATAGTGACTAGTGTACCTACGGAAGTAGCTGCATTACTTAGTACATTTCCTACGAAATGACTGTTTGCTCCAAGTGTTGTAGCTCCTACTGGTACCCAAAATACATTGCCAGCTAGTGCACCTCCGTGTAAGTGAATAGATGAGCCAGCTACGGTATTAAGTGCGCCGCCCAGTCTGAAAATGTAAACTCCATTACCGTTAAGAGTAGCTACATCGTTTATTGAAACAGCACCCGTAATACAATAGACTCCTGGTGTTATGTCGCCGAGAGTGTCTAAGACAGTTGCTGGAGTAAGTGTTGTTGTACAAGCTCCAGTTTGTGTTGGATCGTTTGCGTTTGCAATGAGCTTGGCTTGAACTGTTTCTGCGTTAATATAAGTAGGATCGGTAGCTATGAAAGTTGTACCATGAACTATTGGAAGAGCTGCTGGTGGTACGGTATATCCAAGATCTCCGTTTATAGTAGTTCCTGCGCCTGCGGTAAATGTATTAGCAAGAAGAGCAAAGTTGCTGACACCTGTTAGGTCTAGTGGACCTGCTGCAGTGACACCTTGGATAGAAAAAAATATAACAGAAATCATGGCGACCACTATAGGAAGAATGAGAATTTTTTTCATTGTAGTTGCCATTAAGATTTTGATTGTTGATAATGCTATTAAGCCGCGCTTACATTTTTGTTAGTTTCATGTACTAGTTTGTCAGTATGATGTATTATTCTGTCAGCATTACTGACAAATCTGTCAGTAATTATAAATTGAATTGTTATTTGGTAGTTGAGATCATTGACGCAAATTTTCTGCCACTTGCGGTCAAAGCAATTTTAATTTTGTTTTCTTCAATTGTTGATGCAACAAGATCATTTTTCTCCATCCAAACAATATGTTTTGCAAGTCTTGCATAGTTTACATTGGTATCAAGTGATAGCTGGGTCTTGCCTTCAGAACCGTTTTCTGTCATGGATTTCATGATACGAGATAGAACTTTCATGCTTGGCTCAAAGTTAGGCTCTATTTTTTTGTTCTTGACAATCTCGATTATTTGAGAATTAATTACCAACCTGGCATATGTACGGGACAATCCTATATAACTGGATCCTAAATACGATAAATAATATTAATAAAAAGAAATATCATTTCATAAAATGATTCTGATTATCCTGATTAAAGAATTCTAGTGAGAAATGTTACTTACTCCTGCAGTGAGTGCATCTTATTAGTTGGTATGAGAGATGATGAATATTTTTAGAGTTTTCAATTTTTCTATCATGTTGACAGATTAGTCCATAAAACGGACAAAGATGTGAGTGTGGTTTAATAGCTCTACCGACCGTAAACTATGGTTGATAAATGTATGCAAATCTTCGTCAATAACACATCTACAAACCCAGAACTTCCGGTAATTATTTGGAATAAGACTCAAATCTTAAAATGGAATGATTTCAAAAAAAGATCTGATCCTAAAGCTAAAGCATCAGCTAGCTCAGCAATAGGATTCGAATCAAAGCCACTTATTGAGCATATTAAGACTGGAAGCAAATTCAAATTTAAGATTAGAGATATGCAACTCCAAGCAGTTTTTATCCCTGATTTCTCTTGGGTAATGAAAAAAAATAGTAAGAAAGGTAGTACATTGCTTCTAAAACACGAACAAGGGCATTTTGATCTGGCAGAAGAAATCACTAGAAAAACTAGAATTAGAACAACCAATCGTTTTCAGAATAGAGCCTTTATTGTAAAAGGTGCAAATGATGCCAAGGCAAAAAAAGATGCGATATTACAAGTAACTAAAATAAGAAAAGAAATCGATAGTAAATTACTAAAGGAACTCAAACGCCAACAAACAAAATATGATGATAAAACTAATCACGGATTAATCACAGAGAATCAAGAGAAATACAACAAAAGATTCGAAAAGTTAAGAGAATGAATCAATTTTTTATTTTAATTTTTAACAGACAAGCGAACGAGTTTATCAATAAGGAATAGTGCAAAACCATTGTCAACTTCTTTTTGTTATGGATCTTAGATTTTAGTGAAAATAATTTATATTAGATTGTACCGCACAAATGTGGTACAAAGTATGGTAGAGTATGGTATGGTATGGTATGGTATGGTATCAAAAGACATTAAAGACATAAAATTAGAGCCTAACTTTGAGCCTAGCATGAAAACTTTAATGCGTATATTCAAAACCATGACAGAAAAAGGTCCTGAGGGAAAGACCATTTTATCACTTGATACCAATCTACAATATAGCAGACTTGCAAAACATATTGTTTGGATGGAGAAAAAAGGTCTTGTTGAATCAAGAGTTGAAAAATCCAAGATTAATGTTGGTTTGACCGAGAAAGGCAGAATATTTGCATCAACGCTTTCAAATGACTAGTAACAGACATCCACATACTGACAGATTTGTCCCTAAAATTGACACCAATGTCAGCGCGGCTTAAATCAAATAAAATATTCATTTATTTATATGATGCAAAACCGTAGCAAACCAGAAATTACTGCTATGATTTTAGAATCTGCAAGAACGGGGGCTACAAAAACAAAGATGATGTATAATGCGTATCTCTCTCATACTCAAGTACAGGAATATGTGAAATTTCTACAAAAAAGCGATCTATTAACATACGAGAACAATACAGAGCTTTACAGACCAACTGAAAAGGGATTGAAATTCTTGGATCTCTTATATGTGCTGGGTAAAATTGTTCCCTTGTCCAATTCAGAGAATTATAACATAGAATCCTAAACCTAGAAATTGAATGCATGGAATTTCTAAACAACTGATCCAGATCATCTTTTTCATCTTTTACAAATCTTAAGTTTTCAATTCTACAACATGTAGACAGATTTGTCCCTAATACTGACACCAATGTCAGCGCATCTTAAATCATAAAGAAGATTCTTCTATGTGTGGTACTATACCGTGGTAGAACTGAAATTCTCAATGAGATGCTAGAGGCTGCAAAAAGAGGTGCAGGAAAGACAAGGATAATGTACAAGGCAAGTCTCTCTTACAGTCAACTCACGGGATATCTGTATTATTTACAGCAAAATGGTTTGATAACACATGAAAAAGATACACTGGTTTACAGATCAACTAAAAAGGGATTGAAATTCTTGAACCTGTCGAATGATTTGAGTAAATTGGCACGAACACAAACTCAACCAGTCCCACAAATACGCTAATCTTCTCAAGGTATGATTCTCTAGTGCGAGCTCTGTCTAGTATAGACAATTTCAGATCTATGCGTGGTGATAATAATAAAGTCTCGAAATCTATTCAGAAAAGCACTATTATAATCGAATATTTATTCATTGATAACATGACACGCTTACGATATTGGAAGCTTTCCACAGATGAGTTTAGACAAGCACAATACGATCCAAAAAAAGTACTAGTATGGGAAATAAAATGTACAAAGGACGATAAAGGGACGCACTTTGGAGTATTTTGTTATAGAAATGGAACACCTTGGGAATATACTTCAGTTCATGGAATAGTATTCCATTATAACATGATAAAGCGCGATGAAGTGGAAAAGTTAGCCAAATTCCTAAAGGACAAATTTGGTGGCGAACAGGCAGAAAAAGGAGAACGTATATTTTTGAAAGGTTCTCGTGAAATATACTTACCAAAAGATATTGCTGAACTTGCTGCAGAGCTTGAAAAAACATTTGAAGTAAGTATTGAGATCACTGTAGAGCTTGAGAACTTTTCAGTACCAGAACAGGAAAAAAGTAATCTGCCTGCAAATAAAATATTGCCTATCCCAGGAAAATAAATATAGAAAATTAATTCTTTTTAGGAGTAATCTTAAACAATATCCAACCACCAGACATGATTACTATACCAATTACCCATGTAGAGTTTGTGTCATATCCTTGAATCAATCCTATAATTACAATTATTAGTCCAATTATCATGAGAGGAATCGCTATCCATAGAAGCTTGTTTGCTTTCTTTGGCGTTTTTTTAACCATTTCTTACATATTTCGCTCCTAGGGACACATTATAAGATTTGTCAACTGGTAACAAACTGAACATATAGCCTGACATGATAAAAGAGAATTAATATGGTTTTGCGCATTTTCTAATATCCAATGGATGAACTAAAACAAATAGGCGAACATCTGGATGAGCTTAGAAAGCGTGTACTTAGAATGGTCATTGCGGTTGGCATAATCACGTTTTTCATACTTGGTTTTCATCTGACACCTTTTGTTTACAATGGAACAACATTGTATTATCCAAACCCAAATCCGTTTGACAACATGGCAGCACAAGTTACTGTAGCAATGAAACATCAATTGTTACCATCAACAGTACAATTAATCCAAACAGCACCAGGTCAGGCATTTTTTGCTCAATTTTATGTTGCCGTTGTACTTGGCATAGCAATAGGAATGCCAATAATTGTAAAAGAATTTATTGGATTTTTAGCTCCAGCGTTTGACAGAAAAGAAGTTAAGATAATTAGATCCATGACAATCCCAGCTGTTTGTCTTTTCATTGCTGGATGCATTTTTTCATATATTTTTGTCACGCCTTATATTCTAGAATTTCTTTACAAGTATGGTCAATCATCGGAGCTATTGACTTTTCTTAATGTTGTTGACTTTATTACATTTGTATTACAATTTCTTTTATCATTTGGTGTTTCATTTCAACTGCCGTTGATAATGTATGTAGTTTCGGCATCAGGACTAGTAAGCGAAAAGTTCTGGAGAAAAAATATCAGATATGCTGTAATAATTATAGTGATTCTGGGTGCAGCCATAACTCCAGATGGGAGCGGCGTCACCATGTGGTTTGTTTCAGGCCCAATGATGGCACTATATCTCATAGGTATGTTTTTTGCCGAACGTCGTGCAAAACATATTGCAACACTTAAATCTTAAGCTGTCCAAATAATACACATATGGGTTATGAACAAATCCTAATAGTAGTAATAGTTATAGGTGCATTAATTTTTGGTGCAAAAAAGATCCCAGAGCTTGCTCGCACATTTGGTAAAGCAAAAGGTGAGTTTGAGAAGGGGAGATTAGAGTCTGAAAAAGAACTAAAGGACTTTAAAGATAAAGAAGATTTAAAATAAAAAACGCTTTTTTATCCACAAAAAAGAGATTACCATATGATAAAAAGATCAGATATTCAGAAAATTGTCAACGAATATTCTGATCTTACCATAGGCACACTTGGTAGTCATTCTGCACTTGAAATAATGGATGGTGCAAAAGACG
This genomic stretch from Nitrosopumilaceae archaeon harbors:
- a CDS encoding ice-binding family protein; protein product: MATTMKKILILPIVVAMISVIFFSIQGVTAAGPLDLTGVSNFALLANTFTAGAGTTINGDLGYTVPPAALPIVHGTTFIATDPTYINAETVQAKLIANANDPTQTGACTTTLTPATVLDTLGDITPGVYCITGAVSINDVATLNGNGVYIFRLGGALNTVAGSSIHLHGGALAGNVFWVPVGATTLGANSHFVGNVLSNAATSVGTLVTMNGRILSNGAVTTGASAIITAPAAITPPDTTPPVITLIGANPQIIVVGGVYTELGATVSDPDNVGLVATINSSAVNTSIVGSYLVTYNAVDPAGNHAIQVTRTVNVVAVIPPPTITPGIITLSDQTSCQTLGGVWTVATTTCTVSTLTINSGNTLVIASNVVLSNTGLITDLGTITNSGPIINTGTITVGPTGILTTTNTFSNTGTITSSGTITNNGPVTNGLTGTITSSGLITNTLTGTITNLGTITNSGPVTNSGTMTNSGTLTNGPTGVITDNGIITNNNAGIITTSGAITLPTSGKLTNALGGTVTNSLNIINSGTITNSGALVSSGPIDNSATGVIVNTATGLVTNSGILTTSGTVTNSGPITNSGPITNSGIMTNSALVINSAPITNSGSITDSCGGSISGIIVGNPIKNTCPVV
- a CDS encoding winged helix-turn-helix domain-containing protein gives rise to the protein MKVLSRIMKSMTENGSEGKTQLSLDTNVNYARLAKHIVWMEKNDLVASTIEENKIKIALTASGRKFASMISTTK
- a CDS encoding winged helix-turn-helix domain-containing protein, producing the protein MVEYGMVWYGMVSKDIKDIKLEPNFEPSMKTLMRIFKTMTEKGPEGKTILSLDTNLQYSRLAKHIVWMEKKGLVESRVEKSKINVGLTEKGRIFASTLSND
- a CDS encoding winged helix-turn-helix domain-containing protein, giving the protein MMQNRSKPEITAMILESARTGATKTKMMYNAYLSHTQVQEYVKFLQKSDLLTYENNTELYRPTEKGLKFLDLLYVLGKIVPLSNSENYNIES
- a CDS encoding winged helix-turn-helix domain-containing protein yields the protein MVLYRGRTEILNEMLEAAKRGAGKTRIMYKASLSYSQLTGYLYYLQQNGLITHEKDTLVYRSTKKGLKFLNLSNDLSKLARTQTQPVPQIR
- the tatC gene encoding twin-arginine translocase subunit TatC is translated as MDELKQIGEHLDELRKRVLRMVIAVGIITFFILGFHLTPFVYNGTTLYYPNPNPFDNMAAQVTVAMKHQLLPSTVQLIQTAPGQAFFAQFYVAVVLGIAIGMPIIVKEFIGFLAPAFDRKEVKIIRSMTIPAVCLFIAGCIFSYIFVTPYILEFLYKYGQSSELLTFLNVVDFITFVLQFLLSFGVSFQLPLIMYVVSASGLVSEKFWRKNIRYAVIIIVILGAAITPDGSGVTMWFVSGPMMALYLIGMFFAERRAKHIATLKS
- a CDS encoding twin-arginine translocase TatA/TatE family subunit, with product MGYEQILIVVIVIGALIFGAKKIPELARTFGKAKGEFEKGRLESEKELKDFKDKEDLK